AGGTTCTGGAGGGAGAACGAGAGCAGGTACAACCTCATGGGCATCAAGTGCAACAGCTGCGGAAGGCACTTCTTCCCGCCGAGGGCGATATGCCCGGTCTGCCACAGGAAGAGCGTGGGTAAGATAGAACGCGTGAAGCTGAAGGGAGAGGGCAAGATATTCTCCTTCACCGAGGTCCAGGATGGCCTCGAGGAACTCAATCTGCAGAAGCCGTACATAGTCGCCATGGTAGAGCTGGACGAGGGCGCGAGGGTCACGGGCCAGATCATCGACTGCGACGCGTGCGACATCAGCATAGGCACGCCCGTCAGGGCCACTCTGAGGAAGCTCAGCGAGGAGGGTCCGTCCGGAGTCATCCACTACGGCTACAAG
This Candidatus Thermoplasmatota archaeon DNA region includes the following protein-coding sequences:
- a CDS encoding Zn-ribbon domain-containing OB-fold protein, producing MATAPRFWRENESRYNLMGIKCNSCGRHFFPPRAICPVCHRKSVGKIERVKLKGEGKIFSFTEVQDGLEELNLQKPYIVAMVELDEGARVTGQIIDCDACDISIGTPVRATLRKLSEEGPSGVIHYGYKFVPIREKAP